From one Pseudopipra pipra isolate bDixPip1 chromosome 2, bDixPip1.hap1, whole genome shotgun sequence genomic stretch:
- the SLC46A3 gene encoding lysosomal proton-coupled steroid conjugate and bile acid symporter SLC46A3 isoform X2: protein MRKVLCVEPVIFIYLFATSLTTPLVQQFIYRRLWEQEYNSTFVSDSNVSHCEQNKSSPTYIKQKEVQEKASVFNMQLDLTGAIPSLIVAFVIVANGDRQGHKRSLVLPSMGALIAGISLTAISYFSLSLSVLFAVAFVTGLFGSIATFLGGGFAFIADGCHDENQKTTRIAVVDLIFGIVSGLAGLSSGYFLRGIGFTWTFVTASLLHVINIIYIIFFLEDTIGVSEFQHEVPVSYKELLRETFSGVYMLFKTAPYKKRILIIVLLFAFMTYMFTMLGGSSLFTLYELDEPLCWNEVYIGYGAAAFTSVSLTSFLGVYLFSKCLKDIYIVFIGIFSYIGGMIMAAFAKTTLLMFLVRVPSLFCLMPIPVLRSMLSKVVLTGEQAGFCAQAGMGRTWLCWYLKKYPA from the exons ATGAGGAAGGTTTTGTGCGTGGAGCCCGTCATTTTCATATACCTTTTTGCGACTTCCCTGACGACCCCGCTGGTGCAGCAGTTTATCTACCGAcggctgtgggagcaggagtACAACTCCACTTTCGTGAGCGATAGCAATGTCAGTCACTGCGAGCAGAATAAGAGCAGCCCGACTTATATTAAACAGAAG gAAGTTCAAGAAAAAGCCTCTGTTTTTAATATGCAGTTGGACTTAACTGGGGCCATTCCCAGCCTTATAGTTGCCTTTGTCATTGTAGCTAATGGGGATCGCCAGGGACACAAAAGGTCTTTAGTTTTACCATCAATGGGGGCTTTGATTGCTGGTATTAGCCTCACTGCAATATCATATTTTTCCTTGTCACTCTCTGTCCTATTTGCAGTTGCATTTGTTACTGGACTGTTTGGGAGTATAGCAACTTTCCTTGGAGGAGGCTTTGCTTTTATAGCAGATGGTTGTCATGATGAGAACCAGAAAACAACACGAATAGCTGTAGTGGATTTGATTTTTGGAATTGTATCGGGATTGGCAGGACTCTCATCTGGCTACTTTCTAAGAGGAATAGGCTTTACATGGACATTTGTGACAGCATCTCTGCTTCATGTCATTAATATCatctatattatattttttctggAAGATACCATAGGTGTATCTGAATTCCAGCACGAGGTACCAGTATCCTATAAAGAACTTCTTAGGGAGACATTTTCTGGAGTGtacatgctttttaaaactgCCCCTtataaaaagagaattttaataATTGTGTTACTTTTTGCATTTATGACTTATATGTTTACTATGCTTGGTGGGAGTTCGCTTTTTACACTGTATGAACTGGATGAGCCACTCTGCTGGAATGAAGTATACATTGGATATGGAGCAGCTGCATTCACTTCTGTCTCTCTGACCAGTTTTTTAGGAGTTTACTTATTTTCTAAATGTCTCAAAGACATTTATATTGTCTTTATTGGGATATTTTCTTACATTGGAGGAATGATCATGGCTGCCTTTGCCAAAACTACCCTGCTCATGTTTTTAG TGAGAGTGCCATCTTTGTTCTGCCTTATGCCTATCCCTGTTCTCCGATCCATGCTGTCAAAAGTGGTTCTCACTGGTGAACAGG